Proteins encoded together in one Salvelinus namaycush isolate Seneca chromosome 26, SaNama_1.0, whole genome shotgun sequence window:
- the LOC120021487 gene encoding putative nuclease HARBI1 isoform X1, translating into MACPFLRDPIDIGAQVVRKTIRTKRLFKDRQNPLSFSEEYINERYHFSSHCIVYLADLLTPSLSNDTLRSCALTVMQTLCIGLHFFACGEYMHAVGDAENLSKSTVCRAIRRVYIALARILPDFVKFPGHCSQQEVKDGFYRIAGLPNVIGVVDSTHIPIKAPSGPEVSDYTNQKSFHSINVQMVCDSQCLITNIEAKWPGSVNDFHILQKSVLYHQFQQGCFDGQLVADNEYPCLPFLMTPYLNPKPGAESCFNEALYETRACIKTTFTTLRSRFGCLKGLRVSPQRACDIIVACMVLHNVAIIRKEAPPCFSWMPRKNPDPVHCDYQDGTAIRDNIAAQLFVSCSQVL; encoded by the exons ATGGCGTGCCCTTTTTTACGAGATCCAATTGACATCGGGGCACAAGTTGTGAGAAAAACAATACGAACTAAGCGTTTGTTCAAAGACAGACAAAATCCTCTAAGTTTTTCCGAAGAATACATTAACGAGAGGTATCACTTCTCGTCTCATTGTATAGTATACCTGGCGGATCTGTTGACACCTTCATTGAGCAACGATACACTCCGCAGCTGTGCGCTTACAGTGATGCAAACACTCTGCATCGGTTTACATTTTTTCGCATGTGGAGAATATATGCATGCAGTCGGTGACGCTGAAAACTTGAGCAAATCCACAGTTTGTCGAGCCATACGGAGAGTATACATCGCACTGGCGAGAATTCTCCCTGATTTCGTGAAGTTCCCTGGTCATTGCTCTCAACAAGAAGTTAAAGACGGCTTTTATAGAATAGCAG GACTACCTAATGTAATTGGTGTGGTGGACTCCACTCACATACCCATCAAAGCGCCTTCAGGACCAGAGGTATCTGATTATACTAATCAGAAATCATTTCACAGCATAAATGTGCAG ATGGTTTGTGATTCGCAATGTCTCATCACAAACATTGAGGCAAAGTGGCCTGGATCTGTGAATGACTTCCACATACTCCAAAAGAGTGTGCTGTACCATCAGTTTCAGCAAG GTTGTTTTGATGGGCAGCTTGTGGCTGACAATGAGTATCCCTGTCTTCCATTCTTGATGACGCCATACCTGAATCCTAAACCAGGCGCAGAGAGCTGCTTCAACGAGGCATTGTACGAGACAAGAGCATGCATTAAGACAACATTCACCACGTTAAGGTCCCGATTTGGTTGTTTGAAGGGTCTCAGAGTGTCGCCACAGAGAGCGTGTGACATAATAGTGGCATGCATGGTCCTTCATAACGTTGCAATCATTCGTAAGGAGGCCCCACCCTGTTTCAGTTGGATGCCCCGGAAAAACCCAGaccctgttcactgtgattaccaAGATGGTACAGCAATCAGGGATAACATTGCTGCTCAGCTCTTTGTGTCATGCAGCCAAGTGTTATGA
- the LOC120021487 gene encoding putative nuclease HARBI1 isoform X2, whose translation MACPFLRDPIDIGAQVVRKTIRTKRLFKDRQNPLSFSEEYINERYHFSSHCIVYLADLLTPSLSNDTLRSCALTVMQTLCIGLHFFACGEYMHAVGDAENLSKSTVCRAIRRVYIALARILPDFVKFPGHCSQQEVKDGFYRIAGLPNVIGVVDSTHIPIKAPSGPEMVCDSQCLITNIEAKWPGSVNDFHILQKSVLYHQFQQGCFDGQLVADNEYPCLPFLMTPYLNPKPGAESCFNEALYETRACIKTTFTTLRSRFGCLKGLRVSPQRACDIIVACMVLHNVAIIRKEAPPCFSWMPRKNPDPVHCDYQDGTAIRDNIAAQLFVSCSQVL comes from the exons ATGGCGTGCCCTTTTTTACGAGATCCAATTGACATCGGGGCACAAGTTGTGAGAAAAACAATACGAACTAAGCGTTTGTTCAAAGACAGACAAAATCCTCTAAGTTTTTCCGAAGAATACATTAACGAGAGGTATCACTTCTCGTCTCATTGTATAGTATACCTGGCGGATCTGTTGACACCTTCATTGAGCAACGATACACTCCGCAGCTGTGCGCTTACAGTGATGCAAACACTCTGCATCGGTTTACATTTTTTCGCATGTGGAGAATATATGCATGCAGTCGGTGACGCTGAAAACTTGAGCAAATCCACAGTTTGTCGAGCCATACGGAGAGTATACATCGCACTGGCGAGAATTCTCCCTGATTTCGTGAAGTTCCCTGGTCATTGCTCTCAACAAGAAGTTAAAGACGGCTTTTATAGAATAGCAG GACTACCTAATGTAATTGGTGTGGTGGACTCCACTCACATACCCATCAAAGCGCCTTCAGGACCAGAG ATGGTTTGTGATTCGCAATGTCTCATCACAAACATTGAGGCAAAGTGGCCTGGATCTGTGAATGACTTCCACATACTCCAAAAGAGTGTGCTGTACCATCAGTTTCAGCAAG GTTGTTTTGATGGGCAGCTTGTGGCTGACAATGAGTATCCCTGTCTTCCATTCTTGATGACGCCATACCTGAATCCTAAACCAGGCGCAGAGAGCTGCTTCAACGAGGCATTGTACGAGACAAGAGCATGCATTAAGACAACATTCACCACGTTAAGGTCCCGATTTGGTTGTTTGAAGGGTCTCAGAGTGTCGCCACAGAGAGCGTGTGACATAATAGTGGCATGCATGGTCCTTCATAACGTTGCAATCATTCGTAAGGAGGCCCCACCCTGTTTCAGTTGGATGCCCCGGAAAAACCCAGaccctgttcactgtgattaccaAGATGGTACAGCAATCAGGGATAACATTGCTGCTCAGCTCTTTGTGTCATGCAGCCAAGTGTTATGA